A DNA window from Citrobacter tructae contains the following coding sequences:
- the rplU gene encoding 50S ribosomal protein L21 — MYAVFQSGGKQHRVSEGQTVRLEKLDIATGESVEFAEVLMIANGEEVKIGVPFVDGGVIKAEVVAHGRGEKVKIVKFRRRKHYRKQQGHRQWFTDVKITGISA, encoded by the coding sequence ATGTACGCGGTTTTCCAAAGTGGTGGTAAACAACACCGAGTAAGCGAAGGTCAGACCGTTCGCCTGGAAAAGCTGGACATCGCAACTGGCGAATCTGTTGAATTCGCTGAAGTTCTGATGATCGCAAACGGTGAAGAAGTCAAAATCGGCGTTCCTTTCGTTGATGGCGGCGTTATCAAAGCTGAAGTTGTTGCTCACGGTCGTGGCGAGAAAGTTAAAATTGTTAAGTTTCGTCGTCGTAAACACTACCGTAAGCAGCAGGGCCATCGTCAGTGGTTCACTGATGTGAAAATCACTGGCATCAGCGCT